The segment CTTCGATCCGCCGGCTGTAGGTGAACACGATCTCCCGGCTCAGGCGGCTGAACAGGGCCTCGCCGATGAACCGGTCGGCGCCGCCCAGGTGCGCCCGGAACCAGGGCCGGTCCGACAGGTCGACCGGGGTCGCCGGATATCCGGTCGATTGCGCGAACACCCGGCCGTTCGTGTCCACCACGATCAGGTAGTCGCCCACCGGGGTCCGCCCCGCATAGTCGACCAGCAGCCTGTGGACCTCCAGCGGGCCCATGGCCGCCAAGCCGCCGCGCCGCTCCAGCTCCCCCGTGATCTCGCGCACGATCAGATCGTCGGTTTCAAAGATGCGGCGGGTGTACTCCTCGACGATCCGCGCCATGTCGCGGGTGGCTTCCTCGGCCCTGGCAACGGCCTGACCGTATTCGAAGTACAGGAACGCGCTGCGCATGCCGACCAGGGCCAGGGCGACGAACAGGGCGGTCGCGTAGATGGCCCGGCGCACCCGGCCCATGCGCGTGGTGCCACCGACCGCCGCGGCGCTGCGCCCGTTGTTGGCGGAGCGCGGGTGCCCCTGCGCCATCGACGGGCCGGCCGGGAGTGTCGGGACGGCCGGTATCCCGGCTTCGGGCAGTACCGGGATCGGCATTGTCGGGGTCCCCGGGTCGCAGGCCGAAGGGATGCGGTCCTCTCGGGGAAGAGTACCCGGCATGGGAGCCCGCGCGCATTGGCGACAAATGGTTGGGCGTCGCCCGAAGGGGGGGGCTGCGGCCCGATACCGTGGGTCAGGGACGATCCGGGCGGCCTCCACCATCCGTTCGAGGCGCCGGATCAATGGTGTACGGGCGGGCACCGCAGGCAGGGTTCATCCCCTGCACCCGAACGCCGTTCCGGGAAAAGTGGCCGCCTATCCCGGTCCCGCGCCGGGGATGTGCATGCGGAACACGGTGCCGCTCTCGTTGCGGAACGCGAAGCTGGCGTTCAGCTGGCCGGCCAGGGCACGGATCAGGGTCAGGCCCAGCGACACGCCGGTCTCCGCCCCCTCGGCCATGCCGCGGCCGTCGTCGTGGACGCACAGCTCCAACCCGTCGCCCCGCCGTGCGGCGGACACCGCGACATGCCCGCCGGCCCCGGGGAACGCGTGCTTGAAGGCGTTGGTCACCACCTCGGTCAGGATCAGCGCCAACGGCACGGCGCGCTCCAGGTTCACGGTGACGGGTTCGACCTCGAC is part of the Azospirillaceae bacterium genome and harbors:
- a CDS encoding cache domain-containing protein; this encodes MPIPVLPEAGIPAVPTLPAGPSMAQGHPRSANNGRSAAAVGGTTRMGRVRRAIYATALFVALALVGMRSAFLYFEYGQAVARAEEATRDMARIVEEYTRRIFETDDLIVREITGELERRGGLAAMGPLEVHRLLVDYAGRTPVGDYLIVVDTNGRVFAQSTGYPATPVDLSDRPWFRAHLGGADRFIGEALFSRLSREIVFTYSRRIEGPTDRFEGVVQAAIRPAVLRHLTEVGSLGGDVVLRITTAQGKLLAHSNMRNVRAETVAEELAAMALPAAADGGSVRLAGTYRGTGADGVERILSFRRLGDWPVVVEAGLPVAAAMAPVREGLL
- a CDS encoding histidine kinase dimerization/phosphoacceptor domain -containing protein, which translates into the protein LQVTSSLLLMQAAKFDDPEVQAAFHETQERLRSIALVHETLYQAETVAHIDLRTYVRRLVEGVADTYGATARGIAVSVEVEPVTVNLERAVPLALILTEVVTNAFKHAFPGAGGHVAVSAARRGDGLELCVHDDGRGMAEGAETGVSLGLTLIRALAGQLNASFAFRNESGTVFRMHIPGAGPG